The proteins below come from a single Vitis vinifera cultivar Pinot Noir 40024 chromosome 9, ASM3070453v1 genomic window:
- the LOC100246222 gene encoding uncharacterized protein LOC100246222: MSVTEDKALSSTTMLSIYKEGLDDIININTLFTSAVFIGLSFSNTTETLESREECKPDTGIAKRLVIFEVLSFSFFLLSTLLAKTLKLHLYIIKNKNNSNFLLMTRRLMLVTAAVGTIAGCVFLTLSLIDVVQIRLGKLTCTGSAWIASGFLVAIFALALIFWLPSLLYSQCIAWKLG, from the exons ATGTCAGTCACGGAGGATAA GGCATTATCAAGTACTACAATGCTAAGCATTTACAAGGAAGGATTAGACGACATTATCAACATAAACACGCTCTTCACATCAGCAGTCTTCATCGGATTATCCTTTTCCAATACAACTGAAACCCTCGAGTCCAGAGAGGAATGTAAGCCGGATACGGGGATTGCAAAGAGGCTGGTGATATTTGAAGTTTTATCATTCAGTTTCTTCCTTCTGTCCACCCTGCTAGCCAAGACACTGAAGCTTCACCTCTATATCATTAAGAATAAGAACAACTCCAATTTTCTACTAATGACCAGGCGCCTGATGTTGGTAACAGCTGCAGTAGGTACTATTGCCGGCTGTGTCTTCCTAACGTTGTCATTGATAGATGTCGTTCAGATAAGGTTAGGGAAGTTAACATGCACTGGGAGCGCATGGATTGCGTCTGGATTTCTGGTTGCAATTTTCGCTCTTGCTTTGATCTTCTGGCTACCCTCGCTTTTATATTCTCAGTGCATCGCGTGGAAACTGGGCTAA